A DNA window from Christiangramia salexigens contains the following coding sequences:
- a CDS encoding 4a-hydroxytetrahydrobiopterin dehydratase — translation MKRLTEEEINQKLKDFEGWTYAKKALHTSFQFENFKEAFTVMTRIAFEAEAQQHHPNWGNVYNELEISLSTHDADGVTEKDFKLAQAIENIVEATN, via the coding sequence ATGAAAAGATTAACCGAAGAAGAGATCAATCAAAAACTGAAAGATTTCGAGGGTTGGACCTATGCTAAAAAAGCCCTGCATACCTCCTTTCAATTTGAAAACTTCAAAGAAGCTTTTACGGTAATGACACGAATTGCCTTTGAGGCTGAGGCTCAGCAACATCATCCAAACTGGGGTAATGTTTATAATGAACTTGAAATTTCATTATCTACACATGATGCAGACGGAGTGACCGAAAAAGATTTTAAACTGGCTCAGGCCATTGAGAATATAGTAGAAGCTACGAACTAA
- a CDS encoding proline dehydrogenase family protein, whose translation MIRKKIFNDTKSAFKLKSNTELDRAIFLFSMMNRPTLVKAGTALTKLSLKLHLPVETLIKKTIFEQFCGGVTEEDCKPVTKEMYDENLHSILDYSVEGKKTEEEFDAAMEKKLSLIKYAKGKKEISFAMFKPTGIGRFEIWEKVSEKLSLSEDEKEEWERVKKRVNTLCSKAYELGVRLYADGEETWMQTAADDLMEEMMRKYNKEEVLIFNTLQCYRWDRLDYLKDLHERAKKDGFKIGAKIVRGAYMEKENARAKKLGYPSPICESKEATDVNFNSVLSFCLNHLDDISVFIGTHNEVSSYLALQIVEDKGLSKDDKRIWFSQLYGMSDHISYNLSKKGYNAVKLVPFGPVRDVVPYLLRRAQENTSVKGQTGRELSLLREERKRRKGDKSTKHHRE comes from the coding sequence ATGATAAGAAAAAAGATATTCAATGATACAAAGTCGGCTTTTAAATTAAAGTCGAATACTGAGCTAGACAGAGCTATATTTTTATTTAGCATGATGAACAGACCTACTTTGGTAAAAGCAGGTACAGCTCTCACTAAATTATCATTGAAATTACACCTCCCGGTAGAAACTTTAATTAAAAAGACCATTTTCGAACAATTCTGTGGTGGAGTTACAGAAGAAGACTGTAAACCTGTGACCAAGGAGATGTACGACGAGAATCTGCATAGTATTCTGGATTATTCTGTAGAAGGAAAGAAAACCGAGGAAGAGTTTGATGCTGCAATGGAGAAAAAACTTAGTCTTATTAAATATGCTAAGGGCAAAAAGGAGATCTCTTTTGCGATGTTTAAACCAACCGGAATTGGAAGGTTTGAGATTTGGGAAAAGGTAAGTGAAAAGCTAAGCCTTTCTGAAGATGAGAAGGAAGAGTGGGAGAGAGTAAAGAAAAGAGTAAATACACTTTGTAGTAAAGCCTACGAACTGGGTGTAAGATTATATGCAGATGGGGAAGAAACCTGGATGCAAACTGCCGCAGATGACCTGATGGAAGAAATGATGCGTAAGTATAATAAGGAGGAAGTACTTATCTTCAATACACTTCAGTGTTACAGATGGGATCGTTTGGATTACCTAAAGGATCTTCACGAAAGAGCTAAAAAAGACGGTTTCAAGATAGGGGCTAAGATTGTTCGTGGAGCATATATGGAAAAGGAAAATGCCCGCGCTAAAAAACTTGGTTATCCATCTCCAATCTGCGAGAGTAAGGAGGCTACAGACGTTAACTTTAATAGCGTGTTGTCTTTTTGTCTTAACCATCTCGATGACATCTCAGTTTTTATAGGTACGCACAATGAGGTAAGCAGTTACCTTGCGCTACAGATCGTGGAAGATAAGGGACTTTCTAAAGATGATAAACGTATTTGGTTTAGTCAGTTATACGGGATGAGTGACCATATAAGCTATAATCTTTCTAAAAAAGGTTATAACGCTGTAAAGCTTGTTCCATTCGGGCCTGTTCGCGATGTTGTTCCTTATTTATTGAGAAGAGCTCAGGAAAATACTTCGGTAAAAGGACAAACCGGTAGAGAGCTTTCACTTTTAAGGGAAGAAAGAAAAAGACGAAAAGGAGATAAGTCCACAAAACATCACCGGGAATAA
- a CDS encoding 1-acyl-sn-glycerol-3-phosphate acyltransferase, with translation MRWLAKLIYFKILGWNLINNFDPALKKCVVIVAPHTSSFDFLIGILVRKIMGVHFNFIGKKELFKPPFGWYFRMAGGTPIDRSGNRKKVDAIAELFKKHEIFRLALSPEGTRQKAEKWKTGFYYIALKAQVPIIRVSFDYGDKVVKISEAFYPSGDFDKDYTEIFNYYNGVTGKIPENF, from the coding sequence ATGCGTTGGCTTGCCAAATTAATATACTTTAAAATTCTAGGCTGGAACTTAATTAATAATTTTGATCCGGCTTTAAAAAAATGTGTGGTGATCGTGGCACCGCATACCAGTTCTTTCGATTTTCTTATCGGTATCCTGGTGAGAAAGATCATGGGTGTTCATTTTAATTTTATTGGAAAGAAGGAGCTTTTTAAGCCTCCTTTTGGATGGTATTTTAGGATGGCTGGTGGAACTCCAATCGATAGATCTGGCAATAGGAAAAAGGTTGATGCTATAGCCGAACTTTTCAAAAAGCACGAGATTTTTCGTTTAGCCTTGTCACCTGAAGGTACAAGACAAAAGGCTGAAAAATGGAAGACAGGTTTCTACTATATCGCCCTTAAAGCACAGGTTCCAATTATTAGGGTTTCCTTTGATTATGGAGATAAAGTGGTAAAGATATCTGAAGCCTTCTATCCCTCAGGAGACTTTGACAAAGATTACACTGAGATCTTTAACTACTATAATGGCGTAACCGGTAAAATTCCAGAAAACTTTTAA
- the gcvT gene encoding glycine cleavage system aminomethyltransferase GcvT codes for MKEVALSSKHKELNAKMVPFAGFNMPVSYEGVNIEHETVREKLGVFDVSHMGEFLISGENALELIQKISSNDASKLVDGKAQYSCMPNNKGGIVDDLIIYRIDSEKYLLVVNASNIEKDWNWIAQHNTMDATMRDMSDEMSLLAIQGPKAAEAMQALTKIDLKNMKFYTFEVGEFAGVDKVIISATGYTGSGGFEIYFKNEDAEQIWDAVMEAGADFGIKPIGLAARDTLRLEMGFCLYGNDIDDTTSPIEARLGWITKFTKDFINSEELKAQKENGPKRKLVAFELDERGIPRQGYDIVNENGEKIGVVTSGTMSPSLEKGIGLGYIPTELVGVGNKILIQIRKKAVSATQVKLPFYKG; via the coding sequence ATGAAAGAAGTAGCGCTGTCTTCAAAACATAAAGAGCTTAATGCTAAAATGGTTCCTTTCGCAGGATTTAATATGCCTGTATCTTATGAAGGAGTTAATATAGAACACGAAACCGTAAGAGAGAAATTAGGGGTTTTCGATGTTTCTCATATGGGAGAATTTCTTATATCGGGTGAAAATGCTTTGGAATTGATACAAAAGATCAGTTCTAATGACGCATCGAAACTGGTTGATGGTAAGGCACAATATTCCTGTATGCCCAACAACAAAGGGGGAATCGTAGACGACCTTATCATTTACAGAATAGATTCTGAAAAGTATCTATTGGTCGTTAATGCTTCCAATATTGAAAAGGACTGGAACTGGATCGCACAGCATAATACTATGGATGCTACGATGCGTGATATGAGTGATGAAATGTCTTTACTTGCTATACAGGGGCCAAAAGCTGCAGAAGCAATGCAGGCTCTTACCAAAATAGACCTGAAAAACATGAAATTCTACACTTTTGAAGTTGGGGAATTTGCAGGTGTAGACAAGGTGATCATTTCCGCAACTGGATATACAGGTAGTGGCGGATTTGAGATCTATTTCAAAAATGAAGATGCCGAACAGATCTGGGACGCCGTGATGGAAGCCGGAGCAGACTTTGGAATCAAACCTATAGGTCTGGCCGCAAGAGATACATTAAGATTGGAAATGGGCTTTTGTCTATACGGAAATGATATAGACGATACTACATCACCTATTGAAGCCAGGCTTGGATGGATAACTAAATTCACTAAAGATTTCATAAATAGTGAAGAGTTAAAGGCACAAAAAGAAAATGGACCTAAGCGTAAGTTAGTAGCTTTTGAATTGGATGAAAGAGGAATTCCAAGACAAGGTTACGATATCGTAAATGAGAATGGAGAAAAAATTGGTGTGGTAACTTCTGGTACCATGTCTCCTTCTCTGGAAAAAGGAATTGGATTAGGGTATATACCAACGGAGTTAGTAGGTGTAGGAAATAAAATTCTTATACAGATCAGAAAAAAAGCTGTTTCTGCAACTCAGGTAAAATTGCCCTTTTATAAAGGCTAA
- a CDS encoding DinB family protein: MKRSQIEKGEIGDFYWRYINLTSENKDLIDALEENTREIVGFLESIPDEKWSYKYGEDKWTVKEVIQHLIDTERIFQYRALCFSVMRKTPYLVLIMMLMCRLLILSGGILRTL, from the coding sequence ATGAAGAGATCGCAAATAGAAAAAGGTGAGATAGGTGATTTTTACTGGAGGTATATTAATCTTACTTCAGAAAATAAAGATCTTATAGATGCTCTGGAAGAAAATACCAGGGAGATAGTGGGTTTCCTTGAATCTATTCCTGATGAGAAATGGTCTTATAAGTATGGAGAGGATAAATGGACCGTAAAAGAAGTGATCCAGCATTTGATCGATACCGAAAGAATTTTTCAATACAGGGCACTTTGTTTTTCCGTAATGAGAAAAACCCCTTACCTGGTTTTGATCATGATGCTTATGTGCCGGCTTCTCATACTGAGCGGCGGGATCCTACGGACCTTATAA
- a CDS encoding sugar nucleotide-binding protein encodes MKRILILGASGFIGNALYKELCSYFDTHGTYHTSNSFFESNHQFHHFDMETENVEILLENLRPDIIISSLRGGFEAQVSTHFAIINHILTYNSKLIFISSANVFDGFTNYPSYEYDKTLSQSIYGRFKIKIENALLRLPNHQYNIIRLPMVFGKSSPRIKQIKAILDLEEPLEVFPNVVINATEIQKVTQQIHYIINREKQGVFHLGSTDLVHQRDFVSDICTELGYSNPLFKNVYDSNYDRFLAVLPKDNKLPANLQITIHQIVEASTSL; translated from the coding sequence TTGAAACGAATACTCATTTTAGGAGCTAGCGGCTTTATAGGCAATGCCTTATATAAAGAGCTATGCTCCTATTTTGATACTCACGGAACCTATCACACCTCAAACAGTTTTTTTGAAAGCAACCACCAGTTTCACCATTTCGACATGGAAACTGAGAATGTTGAAATTCTGCTTGAAAACCTGAGACCGGATATCATAATTTCCTCATTAAGAGGAGGATTTGAAGCCCAGGTTTCAACACACTTCGCTATTATTAACCATATCCTCACATATAATAGCAAGCTGATATTTATTAGTTCGGCCAACGTATTTGATGGCTTTACCAATTACCCATCCTACGAATACGATAAAACACTGAGTCAAAGTATATATGGTCGTTTTAAAATTAAAATAGAGAACGCTTTATTAAGGTTGCCTAATCACCAGTATAATATTATAAGGCTACCGATGGTTTTTGGAAAATCCTCTCCCAGAATTAAACAGATCAAAGCAATATTAGATCTGGAAGAACCTCTTGAGGTTTTTCCGAATGTGGTAATAAACGCTACAGAGATCCAGAAAGTTACCCAGCAAATACACTATATAATTAATCGGGAAAAACAAGGTGTGTTCCATCTTGGAAGTACCGATCTGGTTCATCAAAGAGATTTTGTATCAGATATTTGTACGGAGCTGGGGTATTCCAATCCATTATTTAAAAATGTTTACGACTCCAACTACGACAGGTTTCTCGCTGTTTTACCTAAAGACAATAAACTACCTGCCAATCTACAGATCACAATTCATCAAATCGTAGAGGCTTCAACCAGCCTTTAG
- a CDS encoding type 1 glutamine amidotransferase domain-containing protein has product MEKRIAILATNGFEESELKSPKEAMEKEGFKVDVVSLEKGKIKSWDKDDWGPEYEVDQSLDDVTAKDYNALVLPGGVINPDKLRREENVLIFVRDFFKQHKPVAAICHAAWTLISADVVKGRTMTSFPSIRKDVENAGALWVDEEVVVDEAFVTSRNPDDLPAFNSKLIEEIKEGKHDLQHA; this is encoded by the coding sequence ATGGAAAAGAGAATTGCAATTTTAGCAACAAATGGATTTGAGGAAAGTGAATTAAAATCTCCAAAGGAAGCTATGGAGAAAGAAGGCTTTAAGGTAGATGTCGTAAGTCTTGAAAAAGGAAAGATAAAGTCCTGGGATAAGGATGACTGGGGTCCGGAATATGAGGTGGATCAAAGTCTCGATGATGTAACTGCTAAAGACTATAATGCTTTGGTTTTACCTGGTGGTGTGATTAATCCTGACAAATTGAGAAGAGAAGAAAATGTCCTGATCTTCGTAAGAGACTTTTTTAAACAACATAAACCGGTAGCGGCTATTTGCCATGCGGCATGGACGTTAATTAGTGCAGATGTGGTTAAAGGCAGAACAATGACCTCATTCCCGTCTATTAGAAAAGATGTGGAAAATGCTGGTGCCCTTTGGGTGGATGAAGAAGTGGTCGTAGATGAAGCTTTTGTGACCAGCAGAAATCCGGATGACCTTCCGGCATTTAATTCCAAACTTATTGAAGAGATTAAAGAAGGTAAGCACGACTTGCAACATGCTTAA
- a CDS encoding bifunctional ADP-dependent NAD(P)H-hydrate dehydratase/NAD(P)H-hydrate epimerase: protein MRILTAEQLSEADKISIKKQQISSEELMEKAASLVFKEIHNRLQTAQIPIKIFCGIGNNGGDGLVVARLLMEQAYSVEVFIVNYSDKRSEDFLSNFQKLKNLDRVRPVLINSETDFPEIKSGDFIIDAIFGIGLNRPAEGWVAKLIDRLNESGAFKLSIDMPSGLFSDKPTDPDSSIIHADFTLSFQTPKMSFFLPESMDYVGDFQILDIGLDKEYLAKLKPQAVLVSKGIAQSLYKPRRKNSHKGDYGHLLISGGSYGKMGSVNLTATAALRTGCGLCTLYIPRCGYEILQTNLPEAMVLTGDDQDFLSGYPEDFEPDGLCFGMGAGTSDKAKTALEDMLKRTKKPVLVDADGLNILSENKELLKLLPENSVLTPHPGELKRLIGQWTDDFEKLEKVKKFSQKYKIIVLVKGAYTFIVNREEVYINNSGNPGMATAGSGDVLSGVIASLMVQGYSPLSAAVLGVYQHGVSGDIAASEKGYEAIMASDIAANMGIAFLRLTESDEA from the coding sequence ATGAGGATACTAACTGCAGAACAACTTTCTGAAGCAGATAAAATAAGTATTAAAAAACAGCAGATCTCTTCGGAAGAATTGATGGAAAAAGCTGCTTCCCTTGTTTTTAAAGAGATACATAATAGATTACAAACCGCACAAATTCCTATTAAAATATTTTGCGGGATTGGCAATAACGGAGGAGATGGACTTGTGGTGGCTCGCCTGTTAATGGAACAGGCTTACAGTGTGGAAGTCTTTATTGTGAACTATAGCGATAAACGATCTGAAGATTTTCTATCTAATTTTCAAAAATTAAAGAATCTGGATAGGGTTAGGCCAGTGCTTATAAATAGTGAAACAGACTTTCCTGAAATAAAATCCGGAGACTTTATTATCGATGCTATTTTTGGTATTGGTTTGAACAGGCCTGCTGAAGGCTGGGTTGCGAAGCTTATAGATAGGTTAAATGAATCCGGGGCATTTAAGCTTTCTATAGATATGCCTAGCGGACTTTTCTCTGATAAACCTACAGATCCTGATTCTTCAATAATTCATGCAGATTTCACTCTGAGTTTTCAAACACCTAAAATGTCATTCTTCTTACCCGAATCGATGGATTATGTTGGTGACTTTCAAATTTTAGATATCGGCTTGGATAAGGAGTACCTCGCAAAATTAAAGCCTCAGGCCGTACTTGTTAGTAAAGGGATCGCTCAGTCACTTTATAAACCCAGAAGAAAAAATTCTCATAAAGGGGATTATGGGCATTTATTGATTTCCGGGGGAAGTTATGGTAAAATGGGGAGTGTAAATCTCACTGCAACTGCAGCACTTAGAACCGGATGTGGTTTATGTACCTTATATATTCCGCGTTGTGGTTATGAAATTTTACAAACAAATCTTCCTGAAGCGATGGTCTTAACCGGGGACGATCAGGATTTTTTAAGCGGATATCCAGAAGATTTTGAACCGGATGGGTTGTGTTTCGGAATGGGAGCTGGAACCAGTGATAAGGCAAAAACTGCATTAGAAGATATGTTGAAGCGAACTAAAAAACCTGTTCTTGTTGATGCTGATGGATTGAATATTCTTTCTGAAAACAAGGAATTATTGAAGTTGCTTCCCGAAAATTCTGTACTAACCCCACATCCCGGAGAATTAAAGAGGTTGATCGGGCAATGGACAGATGATTTTGAAAAGCTGGAAAAAGTAAAAAAATTCAGTCAAAAATATAAGATCATAGTCTTGGTTAAAGGGGCTTATACCTTTATTGTGAATAGGGAAGAAGTGTATATAAATAATTCGGGCAATCCAGGAATGGCAACTGCCGGGAGTGGTGACGTGCTATCCGGAGTTATAGCATCTTTAATGGTTCAGGGTTATAGTCCGCTTTCCGCTGCAGTTCTGGGTGTGTATCAACATGGTGTTTCCGGAGATATTGCGGCTTCAGAGAAGGGTTATGAGGCAATTATGGCGAGTGATATTGCAGCGAATATGGGAATAGCTTTTTTGAGATTAACCGAAAGTGATGAGGCTTAA
- the aroB gene encoding 3-dehydroquinate synthase, with protein MTDLQESLNPVIYAENAYNDLNKHLENFKASKIFVLVDTNTHEHCLSYFLNKISTISDIEVIEIEAGEEFKNLETCEGVWNALSELEADRKSLMINLGGGVVTDLGGFVASAFKRGINFINVPTTLLSMVDASVGGKTGVDLGNLKNQIGFIVQPEMVLIDTYFLKTLPVEEMRSGLAEILKHGLIADETYWNKVSDLASLDLSDLDDIIKESIDIKKAVVLKDPYEKNLRKTLNYGHTLGHAIESYCLTHPEKSRLLHGEAIAVGMILETYISSELETFPKEKLENVTATIKDMYGKHSFSEEDIVQIQDLMKYDKKNEHGNINFVLLEDIGKPVIDRTVPEELIKKAFHYYLNV; from the coding sequence ATGACGGATTTGCAAGAATCTCTAAACCCTGTTATATATGCTGAAAATGCATATAATGACCTAAATAAGCATTTAGAAAATTTTAAGGCTTCCAAAATTTTTGTGTTGGTGGACACTAATACGCACGAGCATTGTCTGTCTTATTTTTTAAATAAGATCTCTACCATATCAGATATTGAAGTTATCGAAATTGAAGCAGGAGAAGAATTTAAGAATCTGGAAACCTGTGAAGGAGTTTGGAATGCGCTTTCGGAGCTGGAAGCAGACCGAAAAAGTCTAATGATAAACCTGGGAGGTGGTGTTGTCACAGATCTAGGTGGTTTTGTTGCTTCCGCATTCAAAAGAGGCATAAATTTCATAAATGTCCCCACCACCCTGCTTTCTATGGTAGATGCTTCTGTAGGAGGAAAAACTGGTGTTGACCTGGGGAATTTAAAGAATCAGATCGGTTTTATCGTTCAACCTGAAATGGTCCTGATAGACACTTATTTTCTGAAAACATTGCCGGTTGAAGAGATGAGAAGTGGGCTTGCCGAAATATTAAAACACGGCTTGATTGCAGACGAGACTTACTGGAATAAGGTTTCAGACCTGGCGTCATTGGACTTAAGTGATCTCGATGACATTATAAAGGAGTCTATAGATATTAAAAAGGCTGTAGTGCTTAAAGATCCTTATGAAAAGAATCTGCGAAAAACCTTAAATTATGGTCATACACTAGGACATGCAATAGAATCCTATTGTCTCACTCATCCTGAAAAATCCAGGCTTCTACATGGGGAAGCAATTGCAGTAGGGATGATTCTTGAAACATATATTTCATCTGAGCTTGAAACTTTTCCAAAGGAAAAACTTGAAAATGTGACTGCAACCATTAAGGACATGTATGGAAAGCATAGTTTTTCTGAGGAAGATATCGTCCAAATACAAGACCTGATGAAATACGATAAGAAAAATGAACACGGTAATATTAATTTTGTCCTTCTTGAAGATATTGGTAAGCCCGTCATAGACCGTACGGTTCCTGAAGAGTTAATAAAAAAAGCATTTCACTACTACTTAAATGTTTGA
- a CDS encoding YihY/virulence factor BrkB family protein — protein MWNTVKIYLKLLKRAYSSWNKNEPYARSATIAYYALFSLPSLLIIIVSIAGYFFGRDAVRGRLTSEIGNFIGTEAANSIENMVENAALSQDSAWWTILLGVAILIFGATGVFFQLKLAMNNIWNVAAKKTDFMRLVLDRVISFGMVLVLGLLLLIALVVSAILKMIAGQVSQFFPNITEVAVVLANFAISFLFITSLFAAIFKLLPDIKIRFRTTFMGAAVTTILFLAGEFLLSFYLGKNNPTSIYGGASSVVLILLWVYYTCLILFFGAELTVQYALLKKEKVEPNRFGEPAIYQEMKKLEQRKVQLKEEKHIIDKLKSHLDYRDEQ, from the coding sequence ATGTGGAATACGGTAAAAATATACCTGAAGCTATTAAAGAGGGCGTATTCAAGCTGGAATAAAAATGAGCCTTATGCCAGAAGTGCAACTATTGCATATTACGCGCTTTTCTCGTTGCCTTCGCTACTTATAATTATTGTAAGTATTGCGGGTTATTTCTTTGGAAGAGATGCAGTAAGAGGAAGGCTTACCAGTGAAATTGGAAATTTTATAGGAACTGAGGCAGCAAATTCGATCGAAAATATGGTCGAAAATGCTGCTTTATCTCAGGATTCGGCCTGGTGGACCATTTTACTTGGGGTTGCTATTCTGATTTTTGGTGCAACCGGAGTCTTCTTTCAGCTGAAATTAGCCATGAATAACATCTGGAATGTTGCTGCAAAAAAAACTGATTTTATGAGATTGGTTTTGGATAGGGTCATTTCTTTTGGGATGGTGCTGGTTCTTGGGTTGTTATTACTGATAGCTCTTGTAGTCTCGGCTATACTTAAAATGATCGCAGGTCAGGTTTCGCAATTTTTTCCAAATATCACTGAAGTTGCAGTAGTGCTTGCCAATTTCGCGATCTCATTTTTGTTTATTACGAGTTTATTTGCTGCGATATTCAAATTGCTGCCGGATATCAAGATCAGGTTTCGAACCACTTTTATGGGGGCGGCTGTAACTACTATATTATTTTTAGCAGGTGAGTTTTTACTAAGTTTCTATTTAGGAAAAAATAATCCAACATCTATTTACGGAGGAGCATCATCTGTGGTCCTAATCTTATTATGGGTCTATTATACTTGTCTCATCTTATTCTTTGGGGCAGAACTTACCGTTCAATATGCTTTGTTGAAAAAGGAGAAAGTTGAACCTAATCGCTTTGGGGAACCTGCAATTTATCAGGAGATGAAAAAACTAGAGCAGAGGAAGGTGCAGTTGAAAGAGGAAAAGCATATCATTGACAAGTTGAAGTCTCATCTCGATTACCGGGATGAACAATAA
- a CDS encoding YebC/PmpR family DNA-binding transcriptional regulator codes for MGRAFEFRKARKMKRWSAMAKAFTRIGKDIVMAVKEGGPDPDTNAKLRAVIQNAKSVNMPKDNIERAIKRASDKSQGDYKVVLFEGYAPHGIAVLVETATDNNNRTVANIRSHFNKVEGNLGTSGSVEFMFDHTCNFRITAEGIDPEELELELIDFGAEEVFEDEDGIHIYAPFQYFGAIQKELENREIEILSSGFERIPQVTKSLNEEQTADVEKLLEKLEDDDDVQNVYHTMADSE; via the coding sequence ATGGGAAGAGCATTTGAATTTCGTAAGGCACGTAAAATGAAACGTTGGTCGGCTATGGCTAAAGCATTTACCAGAATAGGTAAAGATATTGTAATGGCTGTAAAGGAAGGCGGACCAGATCCGGACACCAACGCGAAACTTCGTGCAGTGATTCAAAATGCCAAGAGTGTGAACATGCCCAAAGATAATATTGAGCGTGCGATTAAACGTGCCTCAGATAAATCTCAGGGAGATTATAAAGTTGTTCTTTTTGAAGGATACGCACCACATGGTATCGCGGTTCTGGTTGAAACGGCTACAGATAATAATAACAGGACAGTTGCAAATATCAGATCCCATTTCAATAAGGTCGAAGGAAACCTGGGAACCTCAGGTTCTGTTGAGTTCATGTTTGACCATACCTGTAATTTCCGAATAACGGCAGAAGGTATCGATCCAGAAGAATTAGAATTGGAATTGATCGATTTTGGAGCCGAAGAGGTTTTTGAGGATGAAGATGGCATACATATATATGCACCTTTTCAGTATTTTGGAGCTATCCAAAAAGAGTTGGAAAATCGTGAGATCGAGATCCTTTCTTCAGGTTTTGAGAGAATCCCACAGGTCACAAAAAGTTTGAACGAAGAGCAAACTGCAGATGTAGAGAAGCTCCTGGAAAAACTGGAAGATGATGATGATGTTCAGAATGTGTATCACACCATGGCAGACTCTGAATAA